A stretch of Bombus huntii isolate Logan2020A chromosome 7, iyBomHunt1.1, whole genome shotgun sequence DNA encodes these proteins:
- the LOC126867549 gene encoding uncharacterized protein LOC126867549 isoform X1 produces the protein MRKVMPEIAITPKSLSSLSASTSSREESNQFFTKKRLTRCTQHKFLTYSQLPVRCQRPSRYYRPPRTFFRLASFATINRTTAINTTKSCPDNSTCSIFHAVDTSHCKKSLSMIDFSSLIMEAENSDLRSDSRSDSSFIEKLEENDKIKDTISNEMGISVGIRKWMDGFMTSKSEEACCQFFQNPKKAANLVCHVLMLNAWRRRRSEVQYLHGTIDDLSQQIEHLHLQIVVLRRLLDTENIRVSKLTSNVHRAKIQFDETSKEKNTLKLEKVKMENEIKRLTELCEERLVAAENVQNELLTAQNHLHALDMQMSKDREKLLKLREDKRILLEKVTASETLATERGMRADKAESCMEDLQLKLATQTALVESSQEQIERYSKELKVKEDEKIKLLKRLKSSEDMGRNLSLRTISLEAQLVDGGVALEHMQEAYNSQLTELRELKERLMRQSQEGGWSSRMLQIAGSVVRAPRVILRTLLSGPVLAS, from the exons ATGAGGAAAGTGATGCCAGAAATTGCGATCACTCCGAAAAGCTTATCTTCCCTGAGTGCTTCAACGAGTTCCAGGGAAGAGTCAAACCAATTTTTTACTAAGAAAAGGCTGACAAGATGCACGCAACATAAATTTCTAACGTACTCGCAACTTCCTGTAAGATGTCAGAGACCCAGTCGGTACTATCGTCCTCCGAGGACATTTTTCAGATTGGCTAGCTTTGCAACTATTAATCGAACAACTGCAATTAACACGACGAAAAGTTGTCCGGATAATTCAACATGCTCGATATTCCATGCTGTTGATACCTCACACTGCAAAAAGAGTTTATCCATGATCGATTTTTCATCTTTAATAATGGAGGCTGAAAATAGCGATCTTAG ATCAGACAGTAGATCAGACAGTAGCTTCATAGAAAAGCTtgaagaaaatgataaaattaaggACACCATTAGCAACGAAATGGGAATCAGTGTTGGTATCAGGAAGTGGATGGACGGGTTCATGACTTCAAAATCGGAGGAAGCGTGTTGTCAGTTCTTTCAAAACCCAAAGAAAGCAGCGAATTTGGTGTGTCATGTACTTATGTTAAATGCTTGGAGACGTAGACGCAGCGAAGTTCAATATCTACATGGCACAATCGACGACTTGAGCCAACAGATCGAACACCTGCATCTACAAATCGTTGTTCTGCGTCGATTGCTCGACACGGAGAATATCCGTGTCAGTAAACTGACCAGCAACGTTCATCGTGCCAAGATCCAATTTGACGAAACGTCAAAGGAAAAGAATACGTTGAAATTG gaaaaagtaaaaatggAAAACGAGATTAAGCGTTTGACCGAGCTTTGCGAGGAGAGGCTAGTCGCAGCGGAAAATGTACAAAACGAGCTACTCACCGCACAAAATCACCTTCATGCGCTCGACATGCAGATGTCGAAGGATCGAGAAAAACTGTTGAAGTTACGGGAAGATAAAAGAATACTTCTGGAAAAG GTGACGGCCAGCGAAACGTTAGCAACGGAACGAGGAATGAGAGCAGACAAAGCTGAATCATGCATGGAGGATTTACAATTGAAACTCGCTACGCAGACTGCTCTGGTTGAATCTTCGCAGGAACAGATAGAACGATATTCAAA AGAGTTAAAAGTTAAAGAAGATGAGAAAATCAAGTTGTTAAAACGTTTAAAATCAAGCGAAGATATGGGGAGAAATTTAAGCTTGCGAACAATTTCTTTGGAAGCTCAACTAGTTGATGGAGGGGTAGCCCTGGAACACATGCAGGAAGCATACAATTCacaatt AACGGAACTGCGTGAATTGAAAGAACGTTTAATGCGCCAATCCCAAGAAGGGGGTTGGAGTAGTAGAATGTTGCAAATAGCTGGTAGTGTTGTACGAGCGCCGAGGGTTATACTACGAACTTTATTATCGGGTCCAGTGTTAGCTTCTTAA
- the LOC126867549 gene encoding uncharacterized protein LOC126867549 isoform X2, producing the protein MRKVMPEIAITPKSLSSLSASTSSREESNQFFTKKRLTRCTQHKFLTYSQLPVRCQRPSRYYRPPRTFFRLASFATINRTTAINTTKSCPDNSTCSIFHAVDTSHCKKSLSMIDFSSLIMEAENSDLRSDSSFIEKLEENDKIKDTISNEMGISVGIRKWMDGFMTSKSEEACCQFFQNPKKAANLVCHVLMLNAWRRRRSEVQYLHGTIDDLSQQIEHLHLQIVVLRRLLDTENIRVSKLTSNVHRAKIQFDETSKEKNTLKLEKVKMENEIKRLTELCEERLVAAENVQNELLTAQNHLHALDMQMSKDREKLLKLREDKRILLEKVTASETLATERGMRADKAESCMEDLQLKLATQTALVESSQEQIERYSKELKVKEDEKIKLLKRLKSSEDMGRNLSLRTISLEAQLVDGGVALEHMQEAYNSQLTELRELKERLMRQSQEGGWSSRMLQIAGSVVRAPRVILRTLLSGPVLAS; encoded by the exons ATGAGGAAAGTGATGCCAGAAATTGCGATCACTCCGAAAAGCTTATCTTCCCTGAGTGCTTCAACGAGTTCCAGGGAAGAGTCAAACCAATTTTTTACTAAGAAAAGGCTGACAAGATGCACGCAACATAAATTTCTAACGTACTCGCAACTTCCTGTAAGATGTCAGAGACCCAGTCGGTACTATCGTCCTCCGAGGACATTTTTCAGATTGGCTAGCTTTGCAACTATTAATCGAACAACTGCAATTAACACGACGAAAAGTTGTCCGGATAATTCAACATGCTCGATATTCCATGCTGTTGATACCTCACACTGCAAAAAGAGTTTATCCATGATCGATTTTTCATCTTTAATAATGGAGGCTGAAAATAGCGATCTTAG ATCAGACAGTAGCTTCATAGAAAAGCTtgaagaaaatgataaaattaaggACACCATTAGCAACGAAATGGGAATCAGTGTTGGTATCAGGAAGTGGATGGACGGGTTCATGACTTCAAAATCGGAGGAAGCGTGTTGTCAGTTCTTTCAAAACCCAAAGAAAGCAGCGAATTTGGTGTGTCATGTACTTATGTTAAATGCTTGGAGACGTAGACGCAGCGAAGTTCAATATCTACATGGCACAATCGACGACTTGAGCCAACAGATCGAACACCTGCATCTACAAATCGTTGTTCTGCGTCGATTGCTCGACACGGAGAATATCCGTGTCAGTAAACTGACCAGCAACGTTCATCGTGCCAAGATCCAATTTGACGAAACGTCAAAGGAAAAGAATACGTTGAAATTG gaaaaagtaaaaatggAAAACGAGATTAAGCGTTTGACCGAGCTTTGCGAGGAGAGGCTAGTCGCAGCGGAAAATGTACAAAACGAGCTACTCACCGCACAAAATCACCTTCATGCGCTCGACATGCAGATGTCGAAGGATCGAGAAAAACTGTTGAAGTTACGGGAAGATAAAAGAATACTTCTGGAAAAG GTGACGGCCAGCGAAACGTTAGCAACGGAACGAGGAATGAGAGCAGACAAAGCTGAATCATGCATGGAGGATTTACAATTGAAACTCGCTACGCAGACTGCTCTGGTTGAATCTTCGCAGGAACAGATAGAACGATATTCAAA AGAGTTAAAAGTTAAAGAAGATGAGAAAATCAAGTTGTTAAAACGTTTAAAATCAAGCGAAGATATGGGGAGAAATTTAAGCTTGCGAACAATTTCTTTGGAAGCTCAACTAGTTGATGGAGGGGTAGCCCTGGAACACATGCAGGAAGCATACAATTCacaatt AACGGAACTGCGTGAATTGAAAGAACGTTTAATGCGCCAATCCCAAGAAGGGGGTTGGAGTAGTAGAATGTTGCAAATAGCTGGTAGTGTTGTACGAGCGCCGAGGGTTATACTACGAACTTTATTATCGGGTCCAGTGTTAGCTTCTTAA
- the LOC126867549 gene encoding uncharacterized protein LOC126867549 isoform X3, which produces MRKVMPEIAITPKSLSSLSASTSSREESNQFFTKKRLTRCTQHKFLTYSQLPVRCQRPSRYYRPPRTFFRLASFATINRTTAINTTKSCPDNSTCSIFHAVDTSHCKKSLSMIDFSSLIMEAENSDLRSDSRSDSSFIEKLEENDKIKDTISNEMGISVGIRKWMDGFMTSKSEEACCQFFQNPKKAANLVCHVLMLNAWRRRRSEVQYLHGTIDDLSQQIEHLHLQIVVLRRLLDTENIRVSKLTSNVHRAKIQFDETSKEKNTLKLVTASETLATERGMRADKAESCMEDLQLKLATQTALVESSQEQIERYSKELKVKEDEKIKLLKRLKSSEDMGRNLSLRTISLEAQLVDGGVALEHMQEAYNSQLTELRELKERLMRQSQEGGWSSRMLQIAGSVVRAPRVILRTLLSGPVLAS; this is translated from the exons ATGAGGAAAGTGATGCCAGAAATTGCGATCACTCCGAAAAGCTTATCTTCCCTGAGTGCTTCAACGAGTTCCAGGGAAGAGTCAAACCAATTTTTTACTAAGAAAAGGCTGACAAGATGCACGCAACATAAATTTCTAACGTACTCGCAACTTCCTGTAAGATGTCAGAGACCCAGTCGGTACTATCGTCCTCCGAGGACATTTTTCAGATTGGCTAGCTTTGCAACTATTAATCGAACAACTGCAATTAACACGACGAAAAGTTGTCCGGATAATTCAACATGCTCGATATTCCATGCTGTTGATACCTCACACTGCAAAAAGAGTTTATCCATGATCGATTTTTCATCTTTAATAATGGAGGCTGAAAATAGCGATCTTAG ATCAGACAGTAGATCAGACAGTAGCTTCATAGAAAAGCTtgaagaaaatgataaaattaaggACACCATTAGCAACGAAATGGGAATCAGTGTTGGTATCAGGAAGTGGATGGACGGGTTCATGACTTCAAAATCGGAGGAAGCGTGTTGTCAGTTCTTTCAAAACCCAAAGAAAGCAGCGAATTTGGTGTGTCATGTACTTATGTTAAATGCTTGGAGACGTAGACGCAGCGAAGTTCAATATCTACATGGCACAATCGACGACTTGAGCCAACAGATCGAACACCTGCATCTACAAATCGTTGTTCTGCGTCGATTGCTCGACACGGAGAATATCCGTGTCAGTAAACTGACCAGCAACGTTCATCGTGCCAAGATCCAATTTGACGAAACGTCAAAGGAAAAGAATACGTTGAAATTG GTGACGGCCAGCGAAACGTTAGCAACGGAACGAGGAATGAGAGCAGACAAAGCTGAATCATGCATGGAGGATTTACAATTGAAACTCGCTACGCAGACTGCTCTGGTTGAATCTTCGCAGGAACAGATAGAACGATATTCAAA AGAGTTAAAAGTTAAAGAAGATGAGAAAATCAAGTTGTTAAAACGTTTAAAATCAAGCGAAGATATGGGGAGAAATTTAAGCTTGCGAACAATTTCTTTGGAAGCTCAACTAGTTGATGGAGGGGTAGCCCTGGAACACATGCAGGAAGCATACAATTCacaatt AACGGAACTGCGTGAATTGAAAGAACGTTTAATGCGCCAATCCCAAGAAGGGGGTTGGAGTAGTAGAATGTTGCAAATAGCTGGTAGTGTTGTACGAGCGCCGAGGGTTATACTACGAACTTTATTATCGGGTCCAGTGTTAGCTTCTTAA